One genomic segment of Triticum dicoccoides isolate Atlit2015 ecotype Zavitan unplaced genomic scaffold, WEW_v2.0 scaffold18393, whole genome shotgun sequence includes these proteins:
- the LOC119344758 gene encoding oxysterol-binding protein-related protein 1C-like, whose translation APQEEAGHGDTGSGISGVLYKWVNYGCGWRPRWFALSDGVLSYYKIHGPDRVDLSRDTDRGAKVIGEDSLRRLARPSSASAPHPNGHGHHQTPRKPLGEIHLKVSTVRESRSDDRRFSIFSGTKRLHVRAETREGRAAWLEALRATKEMFPRMSTSEMVGPGDTAAAVAVSTERLKKRLQQEGVSDAAIADSERIVREEFEVLHKQLVLLKQKQALLLDTLRHLEVFISI comes from the exons GCACCACAGGAGGAGGCCGGCCATGGCGACACCGGATCTGGAATCTCCGGGGTCCTCTACAAGTGGGTCAACTATGGCTGCGGGTGGCGGCCCCGCTGGTTCGCGCTCAGCGACGGCGTGCTCTCCTACTACAAGATCCACGGGCCCGACCGCGTCGACCTCTCCCGCGACACCGACCGCGGCGCCAAGGTCATCGGCGAGGACTCGCTTCGCCGCCTCGCGCgcccctcctccgcctccgccccccACCCCAACGGCCACGGCCACCACCAGACGCCCCGCAAGCCCCTCGGCGAAATCCACCTCAAG GTGTCGACCGTCAGAGAGAGCAGATCGGACGACAGGAGGTTCTCCATCTTCTCGGGGACCAAGAGGCTGCACGTGCGGGCCGAGACGAGGGAGGGCAGGGCCGCGTGGCTCGAGGCGCTCCGTGCCACCAAGGAGATGTTCCCGAGGATGTCCACCAGCGAGATGGTCGGGCCGGGGGACACTGCGGCGGCCGTGGCGGTCTCCACCGAGCGCCTGAAGAAGCGCCTGCAGCAGGAAGGGGTCAGTGATGCTGCCATTGCTGACAGTGAGAGGATCGTGCGGGAGGAGTTCGAGGTGCTGCATAAGCAGCTTGTGCTTCTCAA